One Setaria viridis chromosome 7, Setaria_viridis_v4.0, whole genome shotgun sequence genomic region harbors:
- the LOC117865497 gene encoding probable metal-nicotianamine transporter YSL12 produces the protein MAPQTTAAGGEETVEEATTLRHRHNAAKGGGGGGEEGQATHQQVEDEAAAAAGALSVERAFEGQPVPSWREQLTVRAFVVSFFLSVMFSVIVMKLNLTTGIIPSLNVSAGLLSFFFVRLWTKAIESMGLLRQPFTRQENTVIQTCVVAAYDIAFSGGFGTYLFGMSETIAKQATEANNPQNVKNPHIGWMIGFLFLVSFIGLFALVPLRKIMIVDYKLTYPSGTATAYLINGFHTPEGAKLAKKQVKALGKFFLFSFLWGFFQWFYTGGDSCGFQNFPTLGLQAYKNRFYFDFSPTYVGVGMICPHIVNVSVLLGGILSWGIMWPLIRNKKGSWYPASLQESSLHGLQGYRVFISIAIILGDGLYNFVKVLIRTTAGFISMMKKDSTLPVSNDSSPITESVSFDDERRTELFLKDQIPKSVAYGGYVAVAAISIGTLPQVFPQLKWYYILVAYIFAPVLAFCNAYGTGLTDWSLASTYGKLAIFIFGAWAGASHGGVLVGLAACGVMMSIVSTAADLMQDFKTGYLTLASPRSMFISQVIGTAMGCVIAPCVFWLFYKAFADIGLSGSEYPAPYAIVYRNMAILGVDGFSSLPKHCLTLCYVFFAAAIAVNLVRDLVPKKVARFIPLPMAMAIPFYIGSYFAIDMFIGTVILFAWEVMNKAKADAFAPAVASGLICGDGIWTLPQSVLALAKVKPPICMKFLSRSVNAQVDTFLGN, from the exons ATGGCGCCGCAGACTAccgcagccggcggcgaggagacgGTGGAGGAGGCGACGACGCTGCGCCACCGGCACAACGCGGccaagggtggcggcggcggcggcgaggaggggcaGGCCACCCACCAGCAggtggaggacgaggcggcggcggcggcgggggcgctgTCGGTGGAGCGCGCGTTCGAGGGCCAGCCCGTGCCGTCGTGGCGGGAGCAGCTGACGGTGCGCGCCTTCGTGGTGAGCTTCTTCCTGTCCGTCATGTTCAGCGTCATCGTCATGAAGCTCAACCTCACCACGGGGATCATCCCCTCGCTCAACGTCTCCGCGGGGCTCCTCAGCTTCTTCTTCGTGCGCCTCTGGACCAAGGCCATCGAGAGCATGGGCCTGCTCAGGCAGCCCTTCACGCGCCAGGAGAACACCGTCATCCAGACCTGCGTCGTCGCCGCCTACGACATCGCCTTCAGCG GTGGGTTTGGCACTTACTTGTTTGGGATGAGCGAAACCATCGCCAAGCAAGCAACGGAGGCTAACAATCCTCAAAATGTCAAGAATCCTCACATCGGGTGGATGATAGGATTTCTCTTCCTTGTCAGTTTTATCGGCCTATTTGCTCTTGTGCCTCTAAGAAAG ATTATGATTGTCGACTACAAGCTCACATATCCAAGTGGCACAGCGACTGCTTATCTCATCAATGGTTTCCACACGCCAGAGGGTGCCAAGCTTGCAAA GAAACAAGTGAAAGCACTAGGAAAATTCTTCTTGTTTAGCTTCCTTTGGGGCTTTTTCCAGTGGTTCTACACTGGTGGAGACAGTTGCGGGTTTCAGAACTTCCCTACATTAGGCCTCCAAGCTTATAAGAACAG GTTTTACTTTGATTTCTCTCCTACCTATGTTGGAGTTGGGATGATTTGCCCACACATTGTGAACGTGTCTGTTCTACTGGGAGGCATCCTTTCCTGGGGAATAATGTGGCCTCTAATACGCAACAAGAAGGGGAGTTGGTATCCTGCCTCTCTACAAGAAAGCAGTCTTCATGGActgcagggttacagg GTTTTCATTTCCATCGCTATAATTCTTGGAGACGGCCTGTACAACTTCGTGAAGGTGCTCATTCGCACCACTGCCGGCTTTATATCCATGATGAAGAAAGACAGCACCCTTCCAGTTTCAAACGATAGCAGCCCCATCACTGAATCTGTTTCATTCGACGACGAACGCCGCACCGAGCTGTTCCTGAAAGATCAAATCCCCAAATCAGTCGCCTATGGAGGgtacgtcgccgtcgccgccatctccatcggCACCCTTCCTCAGGTCTTCCCGCAGCTCAAGTGGTACTACATCCTGGTCGCCTACATCTTTGCACCGGTGCTGGCCTTCTGCAACGCCTACGGGACCGGCCTCACCGACTGGTCCCTCGCGTCCACCTACGGCAAGCTCGCCATCTTCATCTTCGGCGCGTGGGCCGGCGCGTCCCACGGCGGCGTCCTGGTGGGGCTCGCCGCCTGCGGTGTGATGATGAGCATCGTGTCGACGGCCGCCGACCTGATGCAGGACTTCAAGACCGGGTACCTGACGCTGGCGTCGCCGCGGTCCATGTTCATCAGCCAGGTGATCGGCACGGCGATGGGCTGCGTCATCGCGCCCTGCGTGTTCTGGCTCTTCTACAAGGCCTTCGCCGACATCGGCCTGAGCGGCAGCGAGTACCCGGCGCCCTACGCCATCGTGTACCGGAACATGGCCATCCTCGGCGTGGACGGCTTCTCCTCGCTCCCCAAGCACTGCCTCACGCTCTGCTACGTCTTCTTCGCGGCGGCGATCGCCGTCAACCTGGTCCGGGACCTGGTGCCGAAGAAGGTGGCGAGGTTCATCCCGCTCCCGATGGCCATGGCGATACCGTTCTACATCGGGTCCTACTTCGCCATCGACATGTTCATCGGCACCGTGATCCTCTTCGCGTGGGAGGTGATGAACAAGGCCAAGGCCGACGCGTTCGCGCCCGCGGTCGCGTCCGGGTTGATCTGCGGCGACGGCATCTGGACGCTGCCGCAGTCGGTGCTCGCGCTCGCCAAGGTGAAGCCGCCGATCTGCATGAAGTTCTTGTCCAGGTCGGTGAATGCCCAAGTGGACACTTTCCTGGGAAATTAG
- the LOC117865498 gene encoding probable metal-nicotianamine transporter YSL11 translates to MATPASAPGGSAANDAADSMELGSNLLRRRHGGGGGGGGGAGNAEEETVSVEQAFAGKPVPSWREQLTVRAFVVGALLSVLFSVIVMKLNLTTGIIPSLNVSASLLSYFLVSLWTKAIESMGLLKQPFTRQENTVIQTCVVSAYGIAFSGGFGSYLFGMSSTIAKQATEANDALNIKDPHLGWMIGFMFLVSFVGLFALVPLRKIMIVDYKLTYPSGTATAYLINGFHTPEGAELAKKQVRTLGKYFSLSFLWAFFQWFYTAGDDCGFSSFPTLGLEAYKNKFYFDFSATYVGVGMICPYIVNVSLLLGGIISWGVMWPLISTKKGSWYSESLPDSSLHGLNGYKVFITIAVILGDGLYNFLKVFIRSVCAIISVYKNKNANTLPVSDNGTPIPTIETESFDDKRRVELFLKDQIPKVVALGGYVVLAAITIGCLPLIIPQLKWYHILAAYILAPILAFCNAYGCGLTDWSLASTYGKLAIFIIGAWAGASHGGVLVGLAACGVMMSIVGTASDLMQDFKTGYLTLASPRSMFISQVIGTAMGCVIAPCVFWLFYKSFDIGASDGAYPAPYTIMYRNMAILGVDGLSLLPKHCLTLCYIFFAISFAINLIKDQVPEKVAKFIPIPMAAAIPFYLGPYFAIDMFLGSVILFFWEWKNKAEATSFGPAVASGLMCGDGLWALPQAVLSLANVNPPICMKFLSRSVNAKVDSFLGN, encoded by the exons ATGGCGACGCCGGCCAGCGCTCCCGGCGGCTCAGCCGCCAATGACGCCGCCGACTCCATGGAGCTGGGCTCCaaccttctccgccgccgccacggcggcggcggcggcggcggcggcggggccggcaaTGCCGAGGAGGAGACGGTCTCGGTGGAGCAGGCGTTCGCGGGCAAGCCCGTGCCGTCGTGGCGGGAGCAGCTGACGGTGCGCGCCTTCGTGGTGGGGGCCCTCCTCTCCGTCCTGTTCAGCGTCATCGTCATGAAGCTCAACCTCACCACCGGCATCATCCCCTCGCTCAACGTCTCCGCCAGCCTACTCAGCTACTTCCTCGTCAGCCTCTGGACAAAGGCAATCGAGAGCATGGGCCTGCTCAAGCAGCCCTTCACGCGCCAGGAGAACACCGTCATCCAGACCTGCGTCGTCTCCGCCTATGGCATCGCCTTCAGTG GTGGGTTTGGCAGCTACCTATTCGGTATGAGTAGCACTATTGCTAAACAGGCAACAGAGGCCAATGATGCTCTGAATATCAAGGACCCTCACCTAGGATGGATGATAGGGTTTATGTTCCTCGTCAGTTTTGTCGGCCTTTTCGCTCTGGTTCCTCTGAGAAAG ATTATGATTGTGGATTACAAACTGACTTACCCTAGTGGAACTGCGACCGCATACCTCATCAATGGATTCCACACACCCGAGGGTGCCGAGCTTGCAAA GAAGCAAGTTCGAACATTGGGCAAGTACTTCTCACTCAGTTTCCTATGGGCCTTCTTCCAGTGGTTCTACACAGCTGGGGATGACTGCGGATTCAGCTCCTTCCCAACACTCGGCCTTGAAGCTTACAAAAACAA GTTCTATTTTGATTTCTCAGCTACTTATGTTGGTGTTGGAATGATATGCCCATATATTGTAAATGTGTCTCTTCTTCTTGGAGGCATCATCTCGTGGGGAGTAATGTGGCCACTGATCAGCACAAAGAAAGGAAGCTGGTACTCTGAATCTCTTCCGGATAGTAGTCTACATGGACTTAATGGTTATAAG GTGTTTATAACCATAGCAGTAATTCTTGGTGATGGCCTGTACAACTTCTTGAAAGTATTTATCCGCTCAGTATGTGCAATCATATCAGTGTACAAGAATAAAAATGCAAACACTCTTCCGGTATCCGATAATGGCACCCCTATCCCTACGATTGAAACCGAGTCATTTGATGACAAGCGTCGCGTTGAGCTATTCTTGAAGGATCAAATTCCCAAGGTAGTTGCACTTGGAGGCTATGTCGTTCTGGCAGCTATAACTATTGGTTGCCTCCCTCTCATTATCCCACAGCTCAAGTGGTACCATATTTTGGCTGCATACATCCTTGCACCTATACTGGCCTTCTGCAATGCCTATGGATGTGGCCTAACAGATTGGTCCCTCGCCAGCACCTACGGTAAGCTTGCTATTTTTATCATTGGTGCGTGGGCAGGTGCTTCGCATGGTGGTGTGCTTGTAGGATTAGCTGCATGTGGTGTCATGATGAGCATTGTGGGAACAGCCTCTGATCTGATGCAAGACTTCAAGACGGGGTACCTTACTCTGGCCTCGCCAAGGTCAATGTTCATCAGCCAAGTGATAGGCACAGCCATGGGCTGTGTTATTGCACCCTGTGTCTTCTGGTTGTTTTACAAGTCCTTTGACATTGGTGCAAGTGATGGCGCTTATCCAGCACCTTACACCATCATGTATCGTAATATGGCGATCCTTGGCGTGGATGGCTTGTCCTTGCTTCCAAAGCACTGCCTCACACTGTGCTACATTTTCTTCGCCATTTCCTTTGCCATCAATTTGATCAAGGATCAAGTGCCAGAGAAGGTTGCGAAGTTCATCCCCATCCCCATGGCAGCAGCAATTCCTTTCTACCTTGGCCCGTACTTCGCAATTGATATGTTCTTGGGCAGTGTGATACTCTTCTTTTGGGAATGGAAGAACAAAGCTGAAGCCACATCGTTCGGACCAGCAGTTGCGTCGGGCTTGATGTGCGGTGATGGGCTGTGGGCACTGCCCCAGGCTGTTCTTTCTCTTGCCAATGTGAATCCTCCCATTTGCATGAAGTTCTTGTCAAGGTCTGTGAATGCCAAGGTGGACTCCTTCCTTGGGAACTAG
- the LOC117862819 gene encoding probable metal-nicotianamine transporter YSL11 — MAPATATASASGGSAVHDSADALEQGTSTQLRRRYTGGQTGELADDGIVRSRAGKQEPAPPSVEEAFADLPVPSWREQLTVRAFVVGSLLAVVFNVILMKIDLTTGINPSLNVCASLLSYFLVRVWTKAIEGMGLLRQPFTRQENTMIQTCVVSAYGITFTGGFSSYLFGMSGTIANKATEANDAQNIKEPHLGWMIGFMFLVSFVGLFALVPLRKVMIVDYKLTYPSGTATAYLINGFHAPHGSERAKKQVRTLGKYFSLSFLWAFFQWFYTAGDHCGFGSFPTLGLEAYKNRFFFDFSPTYIGVGMICPYIVNVSLLLGGIISWGVMWPLISTKKGSWYPETLPDNSLHGLQGYRVFITVAVILGDGLYNILKVLGRMIEAFVSRYRNRNTNTLPVSHDGTPVTTTETESFDDKRRLELFVKDQIPKTVAFGGYVVLAAITIGCLPLIIPQLKWYHILAAYILAPALAFCNAYGCGLTNWSFASAYGKLAIFSFGAWAGASHGGVLVGLAACGVMMSIVGTAADLMQDFKTGYLTLASPRSMFISQVIGTAMGCVIAPCVFWLFYKSFDIGASNSAYPAPYTIMYRNMAIMGVDGLSLPKHCLTLCYIFFAASFAINLIKDLMPKKVAKFIPIPMAVAIPFYVGAYFTIDMFLGCVILFIWEWKNKAQADSLGPAVASGFMCGDGLWALPEAVLSLANVKPPICMKFLSRSVNAKVDSFLAKE; from the exons ATggcgccggccaccgccaccgccagcgcctCCGGCGGCTCAGCCGTCCACGACAGCGCCGACGCCCTGGAACAAGGCACCAGcacccagctccgccgccgctacACCGGCGGCCAGACGGGCGAGCTGGCCGACGACGGGATCGTCAGGAGCAGGGCGGGCAAGCAggagcccgcgccgccgtcggtggAGGAGGCGTTCGCGGACCTCCCCGTGCCGTCGTGGCGGGAGCAGCTGACGGTGCGCGCCTTCGTGGTGGGGTCCCTCCTCGCCGTCGTGTTCAACGTCATCCTCATGAAGATCGACCTCACCACGGGCATCAACCCCTCGCTCAACGTCTGCGCCAGCCTCCTCAGCTACTTCCTCGTCCGCGTCTGGACCAAGGCCATCGAGGGCATGGGCCTGCTCAGGCAGCCCTTCACGCGCCAGGAGAACACCATGATCCAGACCTGCGTCGTCTCCGCCTACGGCATCACCTTCACCG GCGGGTTTAGCAGTTATCTGTTTGGTATGAGCGGAACTATTGCTAACAAAGCAACAGAGGCAAATGATGCTCAGAATATCAAGGAACCCCACCTTGGATGGATGATAGGGTTTATGTTCCTCGTCAGTTTTGTTGGCCTTTTTGCTCTGGTGCCTCTGAGAAAG GTTATGATTGTGGATTACAAACTAACTTACCCAAGTGGCACTGCGACCGCTTACCTCATCAATGGATTCCACGCACCCCATGGTTCCGAGCGTGCAAA GAAGCAAGTTCGGACGTTGGGCAAGTATTTCTCACTTAGTTTCCTATGGGCATTCTTCCAGTGGTTCTACACAGCCGGGGATCACTGTGGATTCGGCTCCTTCCCAACACTCGGTCTTGAAGCTTATAAAAACAG GTTCTTTTTTGATTTCTCACCGACTTATATTGGTGTTGGAATGATCTGCCCATATATCGTAAATGTGTCTCTTctccttggaggcatcatcTCGTGGGGAGTAATGTGGCCATTGATCAGCACAAAGAAAGGAAGTTGGTACCCTGAGACTCTACCAGATAATAGTCTACATGGActgcagggttacagg GTGTTTATAACCGTAGCAGTAATTCTTGGAGACGGCCTGTACAATATCTTGAAGGTACTTGGTCGCATGATAGAAGCCTTTGTATCAAGGTACAGAAACAGAAATACAAACACACTTCCTGTGTCTCACGATGGCACCCCTGTCACTACCACTGAAACTGAGTCATTTGATGACAAGCGTCGTCTTGAGCTATTCGTGAAGGATCAAATTCCCAAGACAGTTGCATTTGGAGGCTATGTCGTTCTGGCAGCTATAACGATAGGTTGTCTCCCTCTCATTATCCCACAGCTCAAGTGGTACCATATTTTGGCTGCATATATCCTTGCACCTGCACTAGCCTTCTGCAATGCCTATGGATGTGGCCTAACAAATTGGTCCTTTGCTAGCGCCTATGGTAAGCTTGCAATCTTTAGCTTTGGTGCGTGGGCTGGTGCTTCGCATGGTGGTGTACTTGTGGGATTAGCTGCATGCGGTGTGATGATGAGCATCGTGGGAACAGCTGCTGATCTGATGCAAGACTTCAAGACTGGGTACCTGACTCTGGCCTCGCCAAGGTCAATGTTCATCAGCCAAGTGATAGGCACAGCCATGGGCTGTGTTATTGCACCCTGTGTCTTCTGGCTGTTTTACAAGTCATTTGATATTGGAGCAAGCAATAGCGCTTACCCAGCACCTTACACCATTATGTACCGTAACATGGCGATTATGGGCGTGGATGGCTTGTCCCTTCCAAAGCACTGCCTCACACTATGCTACATTTTCTTTGCTGCATCCTTCGCCATCAATTTGATCAAGGACCTGATGCCGAAGAAGGTGGCGAAGTTCATCCCCATCCCCATGGCAGTAGCAATTCCTTTCTACGTCGGAGCATACTTCACTATTGATATGTTCTTGGGCTGCGTGATACTATTCATATGGGAATGGAAGAACAAAGCTCAAGCAGACTCATTGGGACCAGCAGTTGCATCCGGTTTCATGTGCGGTGACGGGCTCTGGGCACTGCCAGAGGCTGTTCTTTCTCTTGCAAATGTGAAACCTCCCATTTGCATGAAGTTTTTGTCGAGGTCTGTGAATGCCAAAGTGGACTCCTTCCTTGCGAAGGAGTGA
- the LOC117864437 gene encoding probable metal-nicotianamine transporter YSL12, which yields MASAYEPAHGDAAGTGGDVDRGEVRQRSSKPQKKPGTDMEADDGDEGRGAEAAGGGCEVTDSIEWVFESEPVPSWREQVTPRALAVSLLLAVVFSLIVMKLSLTTGIIPSLNVSAGLLGFFFLRVWTAPVKNPGRRPFTRQENTVVQTCVVAAYGIAFSGGFGSYLFGMSETIAAQAAEENNADNVKEPRLSWMIGFLFLVSFVGLFALVPLRKVMIVDYKLTYPSGTATAHLINGFHTPDGSERAESQVRTLIKCSVASFLWGFFQWFYTAGEGCGFGQFPALGLTAYQNRFYFDFSTTYIGAGMICPHIVNISVLLGGILSWGVMWPLIAEKRGSWFGAELSDSSLEGMQGYRVFIAIAIILGDGLYKFAMVLTCTVAAIAASTEKRKFFGALPVNSDDRTISGSGAAPETPPSFDDARRTEFFLKDQIPTPVAIGGYVTVAAVSIIAVPHLIFPQLKWHHVLAVYLMAPVLAFCNAYGMGLTDWSLASTYGKLAIFVFGAWAGKPHSGVLVGLAACGIMMSIVSTAADLMQDFKTGYMTLASPRSMFVSQVVGTAMGCVVGPSVFWLFYRAFDGVGTERSAYPAPYAIVYRNMAILGVDGFSKLPKHCLTLCCVFFVGAIALNMAKDLAPRKVARLIPLPMAMGIPFYIGSYFAIDMFLGSVILFAWEWVDKAQADAFGYAVASGLICGDGVWTLPQAVLSLFNVKPPICMKFLSRGVNYKVDDFIGTLS from the exons ATGGCGTCCGCCTACGAGCCGGCGCACGGTGACGCCGCCGGTACCGGCGGCGACGTGGaccggggcgaggtgaggcagaGGAGCAGCAAGCCGCAGAAGAAGCCGGGCACGGACATGGaggcggacgacggcgacgaggggaggggcgcggaggcggcgggcggcggctgcgagGTCACGGACTCGATCGAGTGGGTGTTCGAGTCGGAGCCCGTGCCGTCGTGGCGGGAGCAGGTGACGCCCCGGGCCCTGGCGGTGAGCCTCCTCCTGGCCGTCGTGTTCAGCCTCATCGTCATGAAGCTCAGCCTCACCACGGGCATCATCCCCTCGCTCAACGtctccgccggcctcctcggcttcttcttcctccgcgtCTGGACGGCGCCAGTCAAGAACCCCGGCAGGCGGCCGTTCACGCGCCAGGAGAATACCGTCGTGCAGACATGCGTCGTCGCCGCCTACGGCATCGCCTTCAGCG GTGGATTTGGGAGCTACCTGTTTGGCATGAGCGAGAcgatcgccgcccaggcagctGAAGAAAACAACGCGGATAACGTGAAGGAGCCCAGGCTGAGCTGGATGATCGggttcctcttcctcgtcaGCTTCGTCGGTCTCTTCGCTCTCGTTCCCCTGAGGAAG GTGATGATTGTTGACTACAAGCTCACGTATCCGAGCGGCACCGCTACTGCGCACCTGATCAACGGTTTCCATACACCAGACGGCTCTGAACGCGCCGA GAGCCAAGTGCGCACACTGATCAAGTGCTCCGTGGCCAGCTTCCTTTGGGGCTTCTTCCAGTGGTTCTACACGGCCGGGGAGGGCTGCGGATTCGGGCAGTTCCCTGCACTAGGCCTGACAGCTTATCAGAACCG GTTTTACTTTGATTTCTCGACGACCTACATCGGTGCAGGAATGATCTGCCCGCACATTGTGAACATCTCAGTCCTGCTCGGAGGAATCCTATCGTGGGGAGTCATGTGGCCTCTGATAGCCGAGAAAAGAGGGAGCTGGTTTGGTGCTGAACTTTCAGACAGTTCACTCGAAGGAATGCAAGGCTATCGG GTGTTCATTGCCATTGCCATCATACTAGGGGATGGCCTCTACAAGTTCGCCATGGTGCTCACGTGCACTGTCGCCGCGATAGCAGCGTCAACCGAGAAGAGGAAATTCTTCGGCGCGCTCCCCGTGAACAGCGACGACAGAACGAtctccggcagcggcgccgcTCCCGAGACGCCGCCCTCGTTCGACGACGCTCGCAGGACCGAGTTCTTCCTCAAGGACCAGATCCCGACGCCGGTGGCGATCGGTGGCTAcgtcaccgtcgccgccgtctccatcaTCGCCGTGCCTCACCTCATCTTCCCGCAGCTCAAGTGGCACCACGTCCTGGCGGTCTACCTGATGGCGCCCGTGCTGGCCTTCTGCAACGCCTACGGGATGGGCCTCACGGACTGGTCCCTCGCGTCCACGTACGGCAAGCTCGCCATCTTCGTCTTCGGCGCGTGGGCCGGCAAGCCCCACAGCGGCGTGCTGGTGGGGCTCGCCGCGTGCGGCATCATGATGAGCATCGTGTCCACAGCGGCGGACCTGATGCAGGACTTCAAGACCGGCTACATGACGCTGGCCTCGCCGCGGTCCATGTTCGTCAGCCAGGTGGTCGGCACCGCCATGGGCTGCGTCGTCGGGCCCAGCGTCTTCTGGCTCTTCTACCGCGCGTTCGACGGCGTCGGCACGGAAAGGAGCGCGTACCCGGCGCCCTACGCCATCGTGTACCGGAACATGGCCATCCTCGGCGTCGACGGCTTCTCCAAGCTGCCGAAGCACTGCCTCACGCTCTGCTGCGTCTTCTTCGTCGGAGCCATCGCCCTCAACATGGCCAAGGACCTGGCGCCGAGGAAGGTGGCGAGGCTCATACCGCTCCCCATGGCGATGGGGATCCCGTTCTACATCGGCTCCTACTTCGCCATCGACATGTTCCTGGGGAGCGTGATACTGTTCGCGTGGGAATGGGTGGACAAGGCGCAGGCGGACGCGTTTGGCTATGCCGTCGCGTCCGGATTGATCTGCGGCGACGGGGTGTGGACTCTGCCGCAGGCCGTGCTGTCGCTTTTCAACGTGAAGCCGCCGATCTGCATGAAGTTTCTGTCAAGAGGTGTTAATTACAAAGTGGATGACTTCATTGGAACATTGTCTTAG
- the LOC117864439 gene encoding large ribosomal RNA subunit accumulation protein YCED homolog 2, chloroplastic produces MARACNHALRLLPNPATTPLPGSRSRGARCRNLAVHAQLSTEDDEPLKKVQITQGVRRSRRRGTGGARQSLVSVGTARGGGDQWSSDFDLTMRQLHLDDLIEDGQRDADVLVHLVVQQHTQFGMSIKGRVLTSFRKNCDSCSSPYCTNIDEQFNLTVLSSSRRDQSGLPYLGDSDPSVIYVRPGEEVDLDSVIQETVRLTASAKSSCSEACEKSTVVWQNGSNQRKKISSQRWSKLLDLKKTLDKAPK; encoded by the exons ATGGCGAGAGCTTGCAACCACGCGCTGAGGCTGCTGCCGAATCCGGCCACGACGCCGCTCCCAGGCAGCCGAAGCCGCGGCGCCCGATGCAGAAACCTCGCCGTTCACGCGCAGCTCTCGACTGAAGACGACGAGCCATTGAAGAAAGTGCAAATCACGCAG GGCGTCCGAAGGAGCCGCCGGAGGGgaaccggcggcgcgcggcagaGCCTGGTCTCCGTGGGAACGGCACGCGGCGGAGGGGATCAGTGGAGCAGCGACTTCGACCTGACGATGCGGCAGCTGCACCTGGACGATCTTATCGAGGACGGGCAGAGGGACGCCGATGTGCTCGTGCACCTTGTAGTTCAGCAG CACACTCAGTTTGGGATGTCAATAAAAGGGCGAGTCCTGACATCGTTCAGAAAAAATTGCGATTCCTGCTCCTCGCCCTACTGCACAAAC ATCGATGAGCAGTTCAATCTCACGGTTCTGTCGTCATCTAGAAGAGATCAGAGCGGGCTGCCTTATCTCGGCGATAGTGATCCGTCG GTCATCTATGTGAGACCGGGAGAGGAAGTTGATCTTGATTCGGTAATCCAAGAGACCGTACGATTAACGGCATCGGCTAAG AGCTCCTGTTCAGAGGCCTGCGAAAAGTCTACGGTCGTATGGCAAA ATGGTAGTAACCAGAGAAAGAAGATTTCCAGCCAAAGGTGGTCAAAACTCCTTGATCTAAAGAAAACCCTGGATAAAGCTCCTAAGTGA